A single window of Paenibacillus sp. FSL H8-0537 DNA harbors:
- a CDS encoding Hint domain-containing protein, which yields MDCLDSLEINLGKAQNLTDVNWSQVNPQDINNNNFQFGKPFYLVCPGQHCQDNVNFSPQAHRLCQCTDINGNPVPGCSPHDYLYPFAAQVCFDTRNPSDMSHATLGNRGCMGLGETWNVVTCYCCCSCFAHGTQIGTPQGHTAIEKFSVGDKVITASLQQSEQGIQLEWKKARLNFSNGTGPQSHQPAMVYIRFGGHGSIIVTPDHLFLMPSGKLKRADRLVPGHDLLISYNATEVEINEISIGEYTGGVHHIATDVSFNGSLDGHLLLSEGLVSGDFNLQIRQRDLMESGLLEDMEAQPKLGTKEYEAAHSHLVAGNYMSFSTKSNAESDTLSVAAAPEAAAKLSKFYVHGSNVAFVPDNAAAFLSPLQAIDVNDRAERWNFTEVSIGNAMVKYLVNLFQGFYPDITFYHDIGRLEPNAYAFTQYGKQYVVLSGGLTRIKGLGMEGMAFILGNMVSRLQKSAPLNADGYTSVGMSDYYTPAILQNMFFGTLYAPLMTSALHQIQLVIFNNINVSLHDAYESDFYKPTTGTRMDAIEAGNGMNFPPNGIGGPEANGLKVIGAKVTGATIRASSLVTADITPDIAAKAFKLLQDNQIVDATGLITADFAVVTDLSFLFADLTGENKTLLTEEVRYALLHASSSVELQFNTAVKALNAADEDDFSFEPSALISAVTSGSSRSSVLLKVNLQRGVAYTVSVSRALTSDIGSTLDPNSASAEITLK from the coding sequence ATGGATTGTTTAGACTCTCTTGAAATCAATTTGGGTAAAGCGCAAAATTTAACGGATGTAAACTGGTCTCAAGTGAATCCTCAGGATATTAACAACAATAATTTTCAATTCGGAAAGCCTTTTTATCTAGTATGCCCCGGACAGCATTGTCAGGATAATGTTAACTTCTCCCCTCAAGCCCATCGTTTATGCCAATGTACGGATATTAACGGAAACCCTGTGCCGGGCTGTTCCCCGCATGATTATCTGTACCCGTTTGCAGCTCAGGTATGCTTTGATACGCGCAATCCTTCCGATATGAGCCATGCGACGCTCGGCAACCGCGGCTGTATGGGTTTGGGAGAAACCTGGAACGTTGTCACCTGTTATTGCTGCTGCTCCTGTTTCGCCCACGGTACGCAAATCGGGACACCACAGGGCCACACTGCAATCGAGAAGTTTAGTGTAGGGGATAAAGTCATTACAGCCAGCTTGCAGCAAAGCGAGCAAGGTATCCAACTGGAGTGGAAGAAAGCCAGATTGAACTTCAGCAACGGCACTGGTCCTCAAAGTCATCAGCCTGCTATGGTCTACATCCGATTCGGCGGTCATGGAAGCATCATCGTCACTCCGGACCATCTGTTCCTAATGCCTAGCGGCAAGCTTAAGCGGGCTGACCGTCTCGTGCCGGGTCATGACTTGCTGATTTCCTATAATGCTACGGAGGTAGAAATTAACGAAATCAGCATCGGCGAATACACAGGCGGGGTGCATCATATCGCTACAGACGTTTCCTTTAATGGATCGCTGGACGGCCATTTGCTGCTTTCTGAGGGATTGGTTTCCGGCGATTTCAACCTGCAAATTCGTCAGCGGGACCTTATGGAAAGCGGTCTGCTAGAGGATATGGAGGCTCAACCGAAATTGGGAACCAAAGAATATGAAGCGGCTCATTCACACTTGGTTGCCGGGAATTATATGTCCTTTAGCACAAAGAGCAACGCTGAATCGGATACGTTATCCGTTGCTGCTGCTCCTGAAGCGGCTGCGAAGTTGAGCAAATTTTATGTACACGGATCAAATGTAGCTTTTGTGCCAGACAATGCTGCTGCCTTCCTTAGCCCTTTGCAAGCGATTGACGTAAACGATAGAGCGGAAAGATGGAACTTTACGGAAGTGAGTATTGGCAATGCCATGGTAAAATACCTAGTGAACCTGTTCCAAGGCTTCTACCCGGATATTACGTTCTATCATGATATCGGACGTCTGGAGCCCAACGCTTACGCCTTCACCCAATACGGCAAGCAATACGTTGTACTTTCGGGCGGTTTAACGCGTATCAAGGGGCTTGGCATGGAAGGAATGGCGTTCATTCTCGGGAATATGGTCAGCCGTCTTCAGAAGAGCGCGCCTTTGAACGCAGATGGCTACACTTCTGTTGGCATGAGTGATTACTATACACCTGCTATTTTGCAAAATATGTTCTTCGGTACGCTTTACGCCCCATTGATGACTAGCGCGCTGCACCAAATTCAACTTGTCATCTTTAATAACATAAATGTTTCGTTGCATGATGCTTATGAAAGCGATTTTTACAAGCCAACTACGGGAACTAGAATGGATGCCATAGAAGCAGGCAATGGCATGAATTTCCCACCGAACGGCATTGGTGGTCCAGAAGCGAACGGCTTGAAGGTAATCGGAGCGAAAGTAACTGGAGCGACCATTAGAGCATCCTCGCTGGTGACAGCTGATATAACGCCTGACATCGCAGCGAAAGCATTCAAGCTGCTGCAGGATAATCAAATCGTCGATGCAACAGGTTTGATCACAGCGGATTTCGCAGTAGTCACAGACCTATCGTTCCTATTCGCGGATCTGACCGGGGAAAATAAAACGCTGCTTACAGAAGAGGTTCGTTACGCTTTGCTTCATGCCAGCTCCAGCGTTGAATTGCAATTTAATACAGCCGTTAAGGCGCTGAATGCAGCCGATGAGGATGATTTTTCATTTGAGCCAAGTGCCCTTATTAGCGCTGTAACATCTGGCAGCAGCCGTTCTTCCGTATTGCTGAAGGTCAATCTACAGCGCGGAGTGGCTTATACCGTTTCGGTGTCCAGAGCGCTAACATCAGACATCGGCTCGACCTTGGACCCGAATTCCGCTTCAGCTGAAATAACGTTGAAATAA